A section of the Agrococcus sp. SGAir0287 genome encodes:
- a CDS encoding phosphotransferase family protein, whose protein sequence is MLDDAGGILRRLAASTGRELLSFRQQDLEPVSDGIILGYACTLRGSDDRVERVTIYVNTSPDAPVGEQTVQLVDRATGERLTAWTYPQDPSLPSLPAVSYPEAAGVVLAKFGIEAAGATLTMESYRPGKRAVLRVDTGGTQHFAKVVQPALAATIHDLHVALHAAGLPVPRSLGYSEAGLLLLESMPGDPALEHVSAIADDPRFLHGLEQLVARLASVRVGVAARESLARRADWYAARMAETAPVLAPRAGAIVERVRALYGATAVPSPVTVHGDLHLGQLLVDPREPWRITGLIDIDTAGLGDPADDAAALAAHVVVTAFESATAGARSDADALRRLAATLRSRWHDGGRTAAIAAIHLTGHALAVAGRGDEHLPVAARLLDEADLALATTLHPQR, encoded by the coding sequence ATGCTCGACGACGCAGGCGGCATCCTCAGGCGCCTCGCCGCGAGCACCGGCCGCGAGCTGCTCTCGTTCCGGCAGCAGGATCTCGAGCCCGTCTCGGACGGCATCATCCTCGGCTACGCATGCACGCTGCGCGGCTCCGACGACCGCGTCGAGCGCGTCACGATCTACGTGAACACGTCGCCGGACGCCCCCGTGGGGGAGCAGACGGTGCAGCTCGTCGACCGCGCGACGGGCGAGCGGCTCACCGCGTGGACGTACCCGCAGGATCCCTCGCTGCCGTCGCTGCCCGCCGTCTCGTATCCCGAGGCCGCGGGCGTCGTGCTGGCGAAGTTCGGCATCGAGGCGGCGGGAGCCACGCTCACGATGGAGTCGTACCGGCCGGGCAAGCGCGCCGTGCTGCGCGTCGACACCGGCGGCACGCAGCACTTCGCCAAGGTCGTGCAGCCCGCCCTCGCCGCGACGATCCACGACCTGCACGTCGCGCTGCACGCCGCGGGCCTGCCCGTGCCGCGCAGCCTCGGCTACTCGGAGGCCGGCCTGCTGCTGCTCGAGAGCATGCCGGGCGATCCGGCCCTCGAGCACGTCTCGGCGATCGCCGACGACCCGCGATTCCTCCACGGCCTCGAGCAGCTCGTCGCTCGGCTCGCGAGCGTGCGCGTCGGCGTCGCCGCGCGCGAGTCGCTCGCCCGTCGGGCCGACTGGTACGCGGCGCGCATGGCCGAGACCGCGCCGGTGCTCGCGCCGCGCGCCGGAGCGATCGTCGAGCGCGTACGGGCGCTGTACGGCGCGACCGCCGTGCCGTCGCCCGTGACCGTCCACGGCGATCTGCACCTCGGGCAGCTGCTCGTCGATCCGCGCGAGCCGTGGCGCATCACGGGCCTCATCGACATCGACACCGCCGGGCTCGGCGACCCCGCCGACGACGCTGCGGCGCTCGCGGCGCACGTCGTCGTGACGGCGTTCGAGTCGGCCACGGCGGGCGCCCGCTCCGACGCGGATGCGCTGCGCCGGCTCGCAGCCACGCTGCGATCACGCTGGCATGACGGCGGCCGCACCGCGGCGATCGCAGCCATCCATCTCACAGGTCACGCGCTCGCCGTCGCCGGCCGCGGCGACGAGCACCTGCCGGTCGCGGCGCGCCTCCTCGACGAGGCGGACCTCGCCCTCGCGACGACGCTGCATCCGCAGCGCTGA
- a CDS encoding lipid II:glycine glycyltransferase FemX, translating into MSGPFTVRAATRDEIGDWDDLIARNPDGGHMVQSAAFAEVKRGDGLEPRFLVIEGPQTIHVLALEGRVWLGRYWYVPLGPTGDDLEGIVAALRAYARAQPGLLVVKIEPRLERTDALVARLTAMGLEPSRDMQVQTHTVVLDLAQGAEALLASFSQSTRRHIRKAERDGYRVERVDVTPETRDRMHAMMQTVAGGKGMEGMRERAYYDRFWQAFADHGTGQLYLGFDDDGDEPQAGIFVTFSGRTAVYKDGGSRPDRRIAGGAPLLLYTAMQDAIARGCTAFDLAGTPPADRLDDPEHPFHGLGQFKTRFGPVTSHLPSFDLVLHPVRHRLWEHGLRRIEWRLRPGPDTLR; encoded by the coding sequence ATGTCGGGCCCCTTCACCGTGCGTGCCGCCACTCGCGACGAGATCGGCGACTGGGACGATCTCATCGCCCGGAACCCGGACGGCGGGCACATGGTGCAGTCGGCGGCGTTCGCCGAGGTCAAGCGCGGCGACGGCCTCGAGCCGCGCTTCCTCGTGATCGAGGGTCCGCAGACCATCCACGTGCTCGCGCTCGAGGGCCGCGTGTGGCTCGGACGCTACTGGTACGTGCCGCTCGGTCCCACGGGCGACGACCTCGAGGGCATCGTCGCGGCGCTGCGGGCCTACGCGCGCGCGCAGCCGGGCCTGCTCGTCGTGAAGATCGAGCCGCGGCTCGAGCGCACGGACGCGCTCGTCGCGCGCCTGACGGCGATGGGCCTCGAGCCGAGCCGCGACATGCAGGTGCAGACGCACACGGTCGTGCTCGACCTCGCGCAGGGTGCGGAGGCGCTGCTCGCGTCGTTCTCGCAGTCGACCAGGCGCCACATCCGCAAGGCGGAGCGCGACGGCTATCGCGTCGAGCGGGTCGACGTCACGCCCGAGACGCGCGACCGCATGCACGCCATGATGCAGACGGTCGCGGGCGGCAAGGGCATGGAGGGCATGCGCGAGCGCGCCTACTACGACCGCTTCTGGCAGGCGTTCGCCGACCACGGCACGGGGCAGCTCTACCTCGGCTTCGACGACGACGGCGACGAGCCGCAGGCGGGGATCTTCGTGACCTTCTCGGGGCGCACCGCCGTCTACAAGGACGGCGGATCCCGCCCGGATCGGCGCATCGCGGGCGGCGCGCCCCTGCTGCTCTACACGGCGATGCAGGACGCCATCGCGCGGGGCTGCACCGCCTTCGACCTCGCGGGCACGCCGCCGGCGGATCGACTCGACGATCCCGAGCATCCGTTCCACGGGCTCGGCCAGTTCAAGACGCGCTTCGGGCCCGTGACGAGCCACCTGCCCTCGTTCGACCTCGTGCTGCATCCCGTGCGGCACCGACTCTGGGAGCATGGCCTGCGCAGGATCGAGTGGCGGCTGCGGCCGGGACCGGACACGCTGCGATGA
- a CDS encoding lipid II:glycine glycyltransferase FemX: MTGETVHELREATAAEIADWDALVAQNPDGGQFTQTLAFAEVKRWDGFRTHHMVYDGDEPVRALVLERHGVVGRFWYVPSGPWHPRLDSIVAATRAYVERHRRDLVSVKLEPRLRRTDEHMALLRDAGLVEADDVQIHTHTVIADLAQGPDALFASFSKAARKNIRHAEREGYTVERVEPTPALMDQMWARMQTISGGRGLAGMRGEEYYRTVWKAFTDHGMADWWVGEDGGDGPQTITFTIPFGRDVIDKDEGSRPDRRINGGAHLGRWTRMRHYAERGFEGFDMMGAPPSWRKDDETHFMHSLARFKTQFAPIADFVPSFDLELKPGRQRLWDRYVRPIEWRAKRRYTGLW, encoded by the coding sequence ATGACGGGGGAGACGGTGCACGAGCTGCGCGAGGCGACGGCGGCCGAGATCGCCGACTGGGACGCGCTCGTGGCGCAGAACCCCGACGGCGGGCAGTTCACCCAGACGCTCGCGTTCGCCGAGGTCAAGCGGTGGGACGGCTTCCGCACCCACCACATGGTCTACGACGGCGACGAGCCGGTGCGCGCGCTCGTGCTCGAGCGGCACGGCGTCGTCGGCCGCTTCTGGTACGTGCCGTCGGGCCCGTGGCATCCGCGCCTCGACTCGATCGTGGCGGCGACGCGCGCCTACGTCGAGCGGCACCGCCGCGACCTCGTGTCGGTGAAGCTCGAGCCGCGCCTGCGACGCACCGACGAGCACATGGCGCTGCTGCGCGACGCCGGGCTCGTGGAGGCCGACGACGTGCAGATCCACACGCACACGGTGATCGCGGACCTCGCGCAGGGCCCGGACGCGCTCTTCGCGAGCTTCTCGAAGGCGGCGCGCAAGAACATCCGCCACGCCGAGCGCGAGGGCTACACGGTCGAGCGCGTCGAGCCCACGCCGGCGCTCATGGACCAGATGTGGGCGCGCATGCAGACGATCTCGGGCGGTCGCGGTCTCGCCGGCATGCGCGGCGAGGAGTACTACCGCACGGTGTGGAAGGCCTTCACCGACCACGGCATGGCCGACTGGTGGGTCGGCGAGGACGGCGGCGACGGCCCCCAGACCATCACGTTCACGATCCCGTTCGGCCGCGACGTCATCGACAAGGACGAGGGATCGAGGCCCGACCGGCGCATCAACGGCGGCGCCCACCTGGGCCGCTGGACCCGCATGCGCCACTACGCCGAGCGGGGCTTCGAGGGCTTCGACATGATGGGCGCGCCGCCGTCATGGCGCAAGGACGACGAGACGCACTTCATGCACTCGCTCGCGCGCTTCAAGACCCAGTTCGCGCCGATCGCCGACTTCGTGCCCTCGTTCGACCTCGAGCTGAAGCCCGGCAGGCAGCGGCTGTGGGACCGCTACGTGCGGCCGATCGAGTGGCGCGCGAAGCGCCGGTACACGGGACTGTGGTGA
- a CDS encoding EI24 domain-containing protein, with amino-acid sequence MRRIRSLLHGMSILAAGLRLSWRNPRLAILGMVPPIVVGVAFVVGLVVLGLNALSLATALTPFADGWADPWPDVTRVVLAIAIVAGAGVLGVLLFAAVTLLVGAPFYERIWRRAEDELGGIRDEVELSIGQSIAKGIDDGLRLAGVAILTGLVVVLLGLIPGVGTILGWVGGALVGSRALAVELSGMPADARGLSLDERRRLLDAAPDVARGFGLAVYLLFLVPGGAVLCTPAATVGGMLLVRELRGEPTGPLARDRAVADEAPPPPPLA; translated from the coding sequence GTGCGACGCATCCGATCCCTCCTCCACGGCATGTCGATCCTCGCCGCAGGGCTGCGCCTCAGCTGGCGCAACCCGCGCCTGGCGATCCTCGGCATGGTGCCGCCGATCGTCGTCGGCGTCGCCTTCGTCGTCGGCCTCGTCGTGCTCGGCCTCAACGCCCTCTCGCTCGCGACCGCGCTCACGCCGTTCGCCGACGGCTGGGCGGATCCCTGGCCCGACGTGACGCGGGTCGTGCTCGCGATCGCGATCGTCGCGGGCGCCGGCGTGCTCGGGGTGCTGCTGTTCGCCGCCGTGACGCTGCTCGTCGGCGCCCCGTTCTACGAGCGCATCTGGCGGCGCGCGGAGGACGAGCTCGGCGGCATCCGCGACGAGGTCGAGCTCTCGATCGGCCAGTCGATCGCCAAGGGCATCGACGACGGCCTGCGCCTGGCGGGCGTCGCGATCCTCACGGGCCTCGTCGTCGTGCTGCTCGGCCTCATCCCGGGCGTCGGCACGATCCTCGGCTGGGTCGGCGGGGCGCTCGTGGGATCGCGCGCGCTCGCGGTCGAGCTCTCGGGCATGCCCGCCGACGCGCGCGGGCTGAGCCTCGACGAGCGGCGCAGGCTGCTCGACGCCGCGCCCGACGTCGCGCGCGGCTTCGGCCTCGCCGTCTACCTGCTCTTCCTCGTGCCCGGCGGCGCCGTGCTGTGCACGCCCGCCGCGACGGTGGGCGGCATGCTGCTCGTGCGCGAGCTCCGCGGCGAGCCGACGGGACCGCTCGCCCGCGATCGAGCGGTCGCGGACGAGGCGCCGCCCCCGCCGCCGCTCGCGTAG
- a CDS encoding lipid II:glycine glycyltransferase FemX, with translation MMTRTGQWSLRRATTAEVRDWDALVERNPDGGQWTQGAAFAALKAPERLVPRFLVLERDDATRIHVLALEHRSLAGRFWYLPTGPGVASVDDLPGIVAALRAERSGLLRGVFACKLEPFLVDSPERRDVLRDAGLRASAVIQKNAHTVIVSLEPEPEQIFRGFSKSLRNHIRTADRLGYRVEKVEPGEETYRTMYRLMQTISGGRGSPLTRPYAYYHRLWSELCARGQGHFWFGYDGAHDGPQASAFMIGYGRYAIAKDGGSVPDRAIRGGAALIRWTAMQWFRAHGRTIYDAYVTPPSWLAHDRDQPMHGPGVFKLQFGPIVDHLPSHDLVLDERRFQLFTRLLLPIEWRLRRRPGGIW, from the coding sequence ATGATGACGCGAACGGGCCAGTGGTCGCTGCGGCGCGCCACGACGGCGGAGGTGCGCGACTGGGATGCGCTCGTCGAGCGCAACCCGGACGGCGGCCAGTGGACGCAGGGTGCGGCGTTCGCCGCGCTCAAGGCGCCGGAGCGGCTCGTGCCGCGCTTCCTCGTCCTCGAGCGCGACGACGCCACCCGCATCCACGTGCTCGCCCTCGAGCACCGCAGCCTCGCCGGTCGCTTCTGGTACCTGCCCACGGGCCCCGGCGTCGCATCGGTCGACGACCTCCCCGGCATCGTCGCGGCGCTGCGTGCCGAGCGCTCCGGGCTGCTGCGCGGCGTCTTCGCGTGCAAGCTCGAGCCGTTCCTGGTCGACTCGCCCGAGCGTCGCGACGTGCTGCGCGACGCGGGCCTGCGGGCCTCCGCGGTCATCCAGAAGAACGCCCACACGGTGATCGTCTCGCTCGAGCCGGAGCCCGAGCAGATCTTCCGCGGCTTCTCGAAGAGCCTGCGCAACCACATCCGCACCGCCGACCGCCTGGGCTACCGGGTCGAGAAGGTCGAGCCGGGCGAGGAGACGTATCGCACGATGTACCGCCTCATGCAGACGATCTCCGGCGGGCGCGGCAGCCCGCTCACGCGGCCGTACGCCTACTACCACCGGCTCTGGAGCGAGCTGTGCGCGCGAGGCCAGGGCCACTTCTGGTTCGGCTACGACGGCGCCCACGACGGTCCGCAGGCCTCGGCGTTCATGATCGGCTACGGCCGGTACGCCATCGCGAAGGACGGCGGCTCCGTGCCCGACCGCGCGATCCGCGGCGGTGCCGCGCTCATCCGCTGGACGGCGATGCAGTGGTTCCGCGCGCACGGACGCACGATCTACGACGCCTACGTCACGCCGCCGTCCTGGCTCGCCCACGACCGGGACCAGCCGATGCACGGGCCGGGCGTCTTCAAGCTGCAGTTCGGGCCGATCGTCGACCATCTGCCGAGCCACGACCTCGTGCTCGACGAGCGGCGCTTCCAGCTCTTCACGCGCCTGCTGCTGCCGATCGAATGGCGCCTGCGACGTCGTCCCGGCGGCATCTGGTAG
- a CDS encoding DUF6328 family protein encodes MDDDVPGDGRDETANERLDRNWQDILQELRVALTGTQLISGFLLAVAFQSRFEDLTPELVVHYLVLVGLAALATLLGLAPVAVHRLLFRRRVKAATVRLGNRLLLATLVVVTLLVIGVAAFVFEFVAGAVAGLVAAAVAALVACGMWALGIGARLRARSD; translated from the coding sequence ATGGACGACGACGTGCCCGGCGACGGCCGCGACGAGACCGCGAACGAGCGGCTCGACCGCAACTGGCAGGACATCCTGCAGGAGCTGCGCGTGGCCCTCACGGGCACGCAGCTGATCTCGGGCTTCCTGCTCGCCGTCGCCTTCCAGTCGCGGTTCGAGGACCTCACGCCCGAGCTCGTCGTGCACTACCTCGTGCTCGTGGGGCTCGCGGCGCTCGCGACCCTCCTCGGCCTCGCACCGGTCGCGGTGCACCGGCTGCTGTTCCGCAGGCGCGTGAAGGCCGCGACCGTGCGCCTGGGCAACCGGCTCCTGCTCGCCACGCTCGTCGTCGTGACGCTGCTCGTGATCGGCGTCGCGGCGTTCGTGTTCGAGTTCGTCGCGGGCGCGGTCGCGGGGCTCGTCGCCGCGGCGGTGGCGGCGCTCGTCGCCTGCGGCATGTGGGCGCTCGGCATCGGCGCGCGCCTGCGGGCGCGCTCCGACTAG
- a CDS encoding MFS transporter: MSTSSAPAASAVGLRSERGPLLLAMMLSTGLVAIDATILSTAVPTIVDDLGGFASFPWLFSIYLLTSSVTTPIYAKLADTIGRKPVMLFGIGAFLVGSLLCGVAWDMPSLIAFRAVQGIGAGAILPVSMTIVGDVYTLEERARVQGYLASVWAISAVVGPTLGGIFAQLDAWRWIFLVNVPLCILAGWLVITRFQERVERTTHRLDWLGALLLTGSLSLLILGVLEGGRAWAWASPISIAVLGVGAVLLALFVVVERRAAEPILPPMLLTRPLLRTTALMGLAIGGGLIGLTAYVPTYLEGSIGLAPIWAGLALATLTIGWPIAASLSGRLYLRIGFRATTIVGGVILVVGAVTLAALAGAPSPWIVGALCLLVGLGFGFTAVPSVVAAQASVDWSERGVVTGAQMFSRSIGQAIGAAVLGALANATVDAAGGDASDPATIVSASQVVFVGTAVLAVLVLVAAIAMPRDRGVHAAQAAEEPAAG, from the coding sequence ATGAGCACCTCCAGCGCCCCTGCCGCCTCCGCCGTCGGCCTCCGATCCGAGCGCGGGCCGCTGCTGCTCGCGATGATGCTCTCGACGGGCCTCGTCGCCATCGATGCGACGATCCTGTCGACGGCCGTGCCGACGATCGTCGACGACCTCGGCGGCTTCGCGTCGTTCCCGTGGCTGTTCTCGATCTACCTGCTCACGTCGTCGGTGACGACGCCGATCTACGCGAAGCTCGCCGACACGATCGGTCGCAAGCCGGTCATGCTCTTCGGCATCGGGGCGTTCCTCGTGGGCTCGCTGCTGTGCGGCGTCGCGTGGGACATGCCCTCGCTCATCGCCTTCCGGGCGGTGCAGGGCATCGGCGCCGGCGCGATCCTGCCGGTGTCGATGACGATCGTCGGCGACGTCTACACGCTCGAGGAGCGGGCTCGCGTCCAGGGCTACCTCGCGTCCGTGTGGGCGATCTCGGCGGTGGTGGGCCCCACCCTCGGCGGGATCTTCGCCCAGCTCGACGCGTGGCGCTGGATCTTCCTCGTCAACGTGCCGCTGTGCATCCTCGCGGGGTGGCTCGTGATCACGCGCTTCCAGGAGCGCGTGGAGCGCACGACGCATCGGCTCGACTGGCTGGGAGCGCTGCTGCTCACCGGCTCGCTTTCCCTGCTCATCCTCGGCGTGCTCGAGGGCGGGCGCGCATGGGCGTGGGCGTCGCCGATCTCGATCGCCGTCCTCGGCGTCGGCGCCGTGCTGCTCGCGCTCTTCGTCGTCGTCGAGCGCCGCGCCGCGGAGCCGATCCTCCCGCCGATGCTGCTCACACGACCGCTGCTGCGCACGACGGCGCTCATGGGCCTCGCGATCGGCGGCGGCCTCATCGGCCTCACCGCCTACGTGCCGACCTACCTCGAGGGCTCGATCGGCCTCGCGCCGATCTGGGCCGGCCTCGCGCTCGCGACCCTGACGATCGGATGGCCGATCGCCGCCTCGTTGTCCGGCCGCCTGTACCTGCGCATCGGCTTCCGCGCCACGACCATCGTGGGCGGCGTCATCCTCGTCGTCGGCGCGGTGACGCTCGCCGCGCTCGCAGGAGCTCCGTCGCCGTGGATCGTCGGGGCGCTGTGCCTCCTCGTCGGGCTCGGGTTCGGATTCACCGCCGTGCCGAGCGTCGTCGCCGCGCAGGCGAGCGTCGACTGGTCCGAGCGCGGCGTCGTCACGGGTGCCCAGATGTTCTCGCGCTCGATCGGCCAGGCGATCGGCGCCGCCGTGCTCGGCGCGCTGGCGAACGCGACGGTGGATGCCGCGGGTGGCGACGCGAGCGACCCCGCGACGATCGTCTCCGCCTCGCAGGTCGTCTTCGTCGGCACGGCCGTGCTCGCGGTGCTCGTGCTCGTCGCGGCCATCGCGATGCCCCGCGATCGCGGCGTGCACGCGGCGCAGGCCGCCGAGGAGCCGGCGGCGGGCTAG
- a CDS encoding lipid II:glycine glycyltransferase FemX: MATLRTATAAEVADWDALVQANPDGGQWAQGEAYAALKRHEDGLHPLHLMLEGAPGVDGAIAMLALEHRSIVGRQWYLPQGPSLPIEAVPAFTEALRAFARTVPRLYAVRIEPFVVDEPEVRGILADAGWIASDRMQQNQHTVLVDLEPETDAIFAGFSKNLRNHIRKASRDGYRVEKVEPTDDNLETMYRLMQTVSGGKGVAGMKPYRYYRRLWTELRDRGQGHLWFGYDGAHEGPQASSFMIGYGRYALAKDGGSVPDRAIRGGAHLIRWTAMQWFKEHDGRRIYDAYATPPSWKADDPSEQLYGPGRFKLLFGPITDHVPSHLLLLDARRWRLFSRLVLPIEWRVRRRPYGIW; the protein is encoded by the coding sequence GTGGCGACGCTGAGGACGGCGACGGCGGCGGAGGTCGCCGACTGGGACGCGCTCGTGCAGGCGAATCCCGACGGCGGGCAGTGGGCGCAGGGCGAGGCCTACGCGGCGCTCAAGCGCCACGAAGACGGCCTGCATCCCCTCCACCTCATGCTCGAGGGTGCGCCGGGCGTCGACGGCGCGATCGCGATGCTCGCGCTCGAGCACCGCTCGATCGTGGGCCGCCAGTGGTACCTGCCGCAGGGTCCGAGCCTGCCGATCGAGGCCGTGCCGGCGTTCACCGAGGCGCTGCGCGCGTTCGCGCGGACCGTGCCCCGCCTGTACGCCGTGCGCATCGAGCCGTTCGTCGTCGACGAGCCCGAGGTGCGCGGCATCCTCGCGGACGCCGGCTGGATCGCCTCCGACCGCATGCAGCAGAACCAGCACACGGTGCTCGTCGACCTCGAGCCGGAGACGGACGCCATCTTCGCCGGCTTCTCGAAGAACCTGCGCAACCACATCCGCAAGGCGTCGCGGGACGGGTACCGCGTCGAGAAGGTCGAGCCGACCGACGACAACCTCGAGACGATGTACCGCCTCATGCAGACCGTCTCCGGCGGCAAGGGCGTCGCCGGCATGAAGCCGTACCGCTACTACCGCAGGCTCTGGACCGAGCTGCGCGACCGCGGCCAGGGGCACCTGTGGTTCGGCTACGACGGGGCGCACGAGGGCCCCCAGGCGTCGTCGTTCATGATCGGCTACGGCCGCTATGCCCTCGCGAAGGACGGCGGGTCGGTGCCCGACCGCGCGATCCGCGGCGGCGCGCACCTCATCCGCTGGACCGCGATGCAGTGGTTCAAGGAGCACGACGGTCGCAGGATCTACGACGCGTACGCGACGCCGCCGTCGTGGAAGGCGGACGACCCGAGCGAGCAGCTGTACGGCCCCGGCCGCTTCAAGCTGCTCTTCGGACCGATCACCGACCACGTGCCGAGCCACCTGCTGCTGCTCGACGCGCGCCGCTGGCGGCTCTTCTCGCGGCTCGTGCTGCCGATCGAGTGGCGCGTCCGCCGCCGCCCCTACGGCATCTGGTAG
- a CDS encoding Rho termination factor N-terminal domain-containing protein — MPNPSIKDEELYRELREDGASAEKAARIANAAARDGRKAVGRRGGTAEDLEDRTVPELRARAKELGITGYSGLRKQQLVDRIRSH, encoded by the coding sequence ATGCCGAACCCCAGCATCAAGGACGAGGAGCTCTACCGCGAGCTGCGTGAGGACGGCGCGAGCGCCGAGAAGGCCGCGCGCATCGCGAACGCGGCCGCACGCGACGGACGGAAGGCCGTCGGGCGTCGCGGCGGCACGGCCGAGGACCTCGAGGATCGCACGGTCCCCGAGCTCAGGGCGCGCGCGAAGGAGCTCGGCATCACGGGCTACTCCGGGCTGCGCAAGCAGCAGCTCGTCGACCGCATCCGCTCGCACTGA
- a CDS encoding DMT family transporter: protein MSDPRPRHTAAVLAAAVLWGTTGTVAHFAPEGSSPLLIGMATFGFGGLVLAVISWRAVARVLRDRRAWGWLLAGGAGAVLYPTAYYPAMDLAGVAVGNVLALGSGPIFAAALEWALDRRRPTVRWGIATAIAAVGVAALAVASGESTTGTNPIAGILLALAAGVGYALYSYSGARLIAGGRSSQGSMAAVFLVGSAVMLPLFLLLGPGPLASGHGALTVAYLALVPMAASYLLFGFALRALTASTATTLALAEPVVATLLAVVVVQERLSALAWAGLAAVAVGIVLVSVPARGLGALRARMRVR from the coding sequence GTGAGCGATCCGCGGCCCCGGCACACCGCCGCCGTGCTCGCCGCGGCCGTGCTGTGGGGCACGACCGGCACCGTCGCGCACTTCGCACCCGAGGGCTCGTCGCCGCTGCTCATCGGCATGGCGACGTTCGGGTTCGGCGGCCTCGTGCTCGCCGTCATCTCGTGGCGCGCCGTGGCGCGGGTGCTGCGCGACCGGCGCGCGTGGGGCTGGCTGCTCGCTGGCGGCGCCGGCGCCGTGCTCTACCCCACCGCGTACTACCCGGCGATGGACCTCGCGGGCGTCGCGGTCGGCAACGTGCTCGCGCTCGGCTCGGGTCCGATCTTCGCGGCGGCGCTCGAGTGGGCGCTCGATCGACGCAGGCCCACGGTGCGCTGGGGCATCGCCACGGCGATCGCCGCGGTCGGCGTCGCTGCGCTCGCGGTCGCATCCGGCGAGTCGACGACGGGGACGAACCCCATCGCCGGCATTCTCCTCGCGCTGGCCGCGGGCGTCGGCTACGCGCTCTACTCGTACTCGGGTGCGCGCCTCATCGCCGGCGGCCGATCGTCGCAGGGGTCGATGGCGGCCGTCTTCCTCGTGGGCAGCGCCGTCATGCTGCCGCTCTTCCTGCTGCTCGGCCCGGGGCCGCTCGCCTCCGGCCACGGCGCCCTCACCGTCGCGTACCTCGCGCTCGTGCCGATGGCGGCGTCGTATCTGCTGTTCGGCTTCGCGCTGCGCGCCCTCACCGCCTCGACGGCGACGACGCTCGCGCTCGCCGAGCCGGTCGTCGCGACGCTGCTCGCGGTCGTCGTGGTGCAGGAGCGCCTCTCGGCCCTCGCGTGGGCGGGCCTCGCGGCGGTCGCGGTCGGCATCGTGCTCGTGAGCGTGCCCGCGCGCGGGCTCGGCGCGCTGCGCGCCCGGATGCGCGTGCGGTAG